The segment CCCGGCAGGCCATCTCGCACCTGCTCGCCGGGCAGTGGGTGGCCAGCGAGGCCGTGGCGAGCGAGGCCGTCCAACTGGCCCGGGCGACCCGGCAGGACGATCTGGCCCGGCCGGCGCTGGCCCACCTCGGTCTGCTGGCGGCGCTGCGCGGCGACGCCAGCGCATGCCGTCGCCACCTCGACGAGGCGGCCGCCGGACCGCACCGGCCGATGGCGGTGCTCGACGACGCGGTCCGGTGGTCGCTGTCCGCGCTCGACCTCGCCCGGGCCGCGCCACAGGCGGCGCTGGACCGGCTGGCGCAGATCCGGCATCCGATGGTGCGGATGATGTCCGCCCTGGACCGGGTGGAGGCCGCCCATCAGGCCGGCGACCGGCAGCGGGCCGCCGGGTGGGCGCAGGAGCTTTCCGGGTACGCCGAGCGCACCGGCCAACCGTGGGCAAAGGCCCGGGCCGCGCACGCCGAAGGACTGGCGGACCCCTCCCGGTTCGTGGTGGCGCTGGAACATCACCGGGCGGCGGACCGGCCGTTCGAGCAGGCCAGGACCGAGTACGCGTACGGCGCCGTGCTGCGCCGGCCCGGCAGCGCACCGCCGCCCGGGCGCACCTGCGGGCCGCGCTGGACCGGTTCGACGCGCTCGGCGCCGCCGGGTGGGCCGCTCGCGCGCAGGCCGAGCTGCGGGCCTGCGGGCAGGCGGTCCACCGCCGGGTCGCGGGCGGTGCGGTGGACCGGCTGACCCCGCAGGAGGTGCAGGTGGCCCAGTTCGTGGCGCGCGGGCTGACCAGCGCGGAGGTGGCCGCCCAGCTGTTCCTGTCCCGCCGGACGATCGACTTCCACCTGCGGAACGTGTTCGCGAAGCTGGGCATCACCTCGCGTACCGAGCTGGCGCACCTGATCGCCGAACGGCGCGTCCCCGGCGCCGAGCCGGGCGGGTGACCACCTGCTCGCACCTTTGAGAGCGCTACACCCGCTCGCCGGACCGGCGCAGGGACCGCAGGCCGGTGGCCGCGTCCGGGATCGCCGGCGCCCAGCCGGTCGCCTCGCGGAACCGCCGGTTGCTGACCCGCTGGCTGCGCAGCAGGAAGCTCATCCGGCGCCCCGTCGCGGCGCGCACCAGCCAGGTCGGCGGGCGGCGCACCGACCGGCGCCCGGCCACCTCGGCCAGCGCGACCGCCAGCTCCGCCCGGGTCAGCGGCCGGTCGTCGGCGACGTCGTACCCGCCGCTCAGCCCCCTGGTCTCCACCGCCGCCAGCAGCGCCGCGGCGACATCCTCGTCCCAGACCAGCGGCTGATACGCGCCGGCCGGCCCGGCGAACCCGCTGAACCCCTTGCCGGCCAGCGCGAGCACGTCGCGGGTGGCGGGGGAGTGCCGGCCGTAGACCCCGGCCATCCGCAGCACCACACCCCGCCCACCGGCGGCGGTGAACCGGTCGACCTCCCGTTCCGCGTCGAGCGTGGACTGCAGGATGTCGGTCGGCGCGACCGGATCGCCGTAGGACAGCCAGCGTGACCCGCCGTCGGCGTAGACCGGGGCGAAACTCGGATAGACGACCGTGCTGACGCCGGTGTGCAGGGCGGCGTCGACCAGGACGCGGGTGCCGTCGCGGCGCAGGCGGTCGTTGGCGTACCAGGCGGACCGGCGCCGCGCAGATGCCGGCGGCGCGATGCGCGTGGCCAGGTGCAGGATCGCGTCAGCGCCGCGCACGGCGGCGGCCATCGCCGCCGGATCGAACACCGGCCCGGCCACCGGCTCGGCGCCGACGGCCCGCAACTTCGCGGCCGAGGCCGCTCCGGTGGCCAGGGCGACCACCCGATGGCCGGCCCGCAGCAGATGAGCGATCGCCGGTACGCCCAGCGCGCCGGTCCCGCCGGTCACGAACAGCCGGCTCATCGGGCCACCTCCGCCACGTGTTCGCGCGACGTCGGGCTCACCGGTTCGGCCGGCAGCCGGACGGCCCACAGCGCGACCGCGACCACGGTCGCGAGCAGCTGCCACGACCCAGCGACCAGGCTGACGAAGGCGAACCAGGCGAGCAGCACTTTCACGGCGATGCGCATCGTAGTTCCTCTCGACGGATCGGATACGCACCACAGCCTGCGACCGCCGCCCGGCCTGCCGGACCGGTGAAATTGCCGGGTTCCGATCCCGGCAATCTCGCCGGTGTGGGCCCTCGCCGACCGGCCCTAGCGTCCCCGCCATGACAGTCGAACTGGCACCACCGCGCCGGGCCTGGAGCGACCGCCGGCGCATCACCGTCTACCTGCTGATCAGCTACCTGGTGTCCTGGGCCGCCTGGCCGCTGACCCTGCTCAACCCGTCCAGCGCGCCGTTCCTGCCGTACGGGCCCACCATCGCCGCTCTCGTGCTGACTGCCTGGGCCGGGCGCCGCGGCGACCTGCGCGACCTGTTGCGCCGCCTGGTCCGCTGGCGGGTCCATCCCGCCTGGTACGCGACCGCGTTCCTGCTGCCGGTGCTGCTGTTCGGCGCGGCCGTGCTGATCGCCGTCGCGCTCGGCGTGCCCGCCGACACCGGCGGCGGCCCGTTCCCGTGGGCCGCGCTGCCGACCCTGTTCGCCGTCCGCACGATCTTCGGCGGCCCGCTCGGCGAGGAACCGGGCTGGCGCGGCTACCTGCTGCCGCTGCTGCGCCGCCGGCACGGCGCGCTCGCCGCCAGCCTGCTGATCGGCCTGTCTGGGCGCCGTTCCACCTGCCCGCGATGGTGTCCGGGCCGGCCACCGGCCAGCGCCCGCTCGCCCAGTTCCTGATCTGGGTGCTGGCCGCCTCGGTCCTGCACACCTGGATGTACGAGCGCACCGGCGGCAGCATCCTGCTGGTCATCCTGTTCCACGGCGCGCTGAACACCACGGCCTCGCTGCTGATGCCGCTGTTCACCGGCACCGGCTATCAGATCGCCTGGTGGCTGGCCGCCGCCACGATGACCGCGGCGGCAGCCGTCGTGGTCCGGTTCACTTCCGGCGACTGGTACGCATCGCCCGGGTCAGCGCGACGGTGGTCCCGTCGGGTGCCCGCCCCTCGGCCAGCCGCGCGTACTCCGCCGACCCGACCGCCACCAGCGCGATCCGGCCCTCGGCGTCCGAGTGGATTCCCCACCCGTACCGTTTGCCCAGGTCACTCGACCGCAGGCAGGGCTGGCCCTTGGCGAAGAACTGCTCGCGCGCCGCTGCCCGCTCGCCTTCCGGCACGGCGCGCCGGTCCGCCCACACGGTGAAGACCACGTCGTCGGAGGTGTACCGGTACGGCGCCTCGGCGATCATCCGGAAGGTGAGCTCGGCGACGCTGGCCGTGGCCCGCTGCGGCGGCACCGTCGCGCTCGACGCCGGGCTGTCCTCGGCCACCTGGATGAACGTGTTCACGTAGTTGGTGCTGTGCATGCCCGACATCCTGGTCGCCGGGCCGCGGCCGGTCTTGGAGATTCGCGACAGCCGGTGCCAGTCTGGCCCGATGACGAGCACGTCGCGGCCGCTCGACCGGGCTGACCGGTCGGGGGTGCTGCACCCGGACAACCTGCGTCGCTACGCCGCGACGATCCACGACGCGCACGCGAGCGTCGCCGCGGTCGTCGATCACTTCTGGACGGTGGCGTGGCACCTGCCCGACGGCGAGCGCATCCAGCAGCACGTCGTCACCGACCCGGCGGTGACGCTCACCGTCGAGGCCGGCAACGTGCCCGCCGAACTCGTCGTCACCGGTGTGCACCGGCGCACCTGGGTCCGCGAGATCGCCGGCTGGGGCAGCGCCTTCGCGATCCGGCTGCGGCCGGCCGGGCTTGCCGTCGTCAGCGACCTGACCCCGGACGCGATCGCCGACCGGACCCTCGCGGTCGTCCCCGCGCTGGACGCCCGGCTGCACACGCTGATGCGCGCGGTCGCCGACGAGCCGGACGTCGCGTCCCGCATCGCCCGGGCGACGGCGCTAATCCGTACCCTCGTTGCCGAACGACCCCTGACCGCCCGGCAGCGGCTGGCGAACGACGCCGTGGCCGCGCTGATGCGCGGCGAACCGCTGCCGCCGGAGCCCTCCGCGCGCAGCGTGCAGCGTGCCCTGCGCGAGACGATCGGCCAGGGCCCGGCCTGGGTCCGGCGATGGGTGCGCCTGCAGGAGGTGGTCCGCCAGTTCGCCGTCGACGGCGAGGCCGGCGCGGCCGGCATCGCGGCCCGGCTGGGCTACGTCGACCAGTCGCACCTGGTCAACGACTTCCGCGCCGCGGTCGGCATGACACCGGGGGAGTATCTGAGATCACTAGCGGTTTCGTCTTCACCGGCGGGGTCGCCGGCCGATGGAAGGAGCTCCACGACCCCCGCCTGAACCGAGGACCGCACGCATGACCGCACCGCAGGACAAGCTGCTCGACCCGGCCGCCTTCACCGGACGGATCCACCTCGACGGACAGTGGGTCGAGGGAGCGGGCGGGACGCTCGACTCGATCGAGCCGGCGACCGGCGAAGTCCTTGCGACCGTCGGGTTGGCCGGGCCGGCCGACGTGACGCGGGCCGCGGAGAGCGCCGAGCGTGCGCAGCAGGAGTGGGCGGCCCTGCCGCACCCGCAGCGCGCCGCGGTCCTGCGCCGGGCCGGGCAGCTGTGGGAACAGCACGCCGAGGAGGTGATCGGCTGGAACGTACGCGAGGTCGGCTCGATCCCGCCGTTCGCCGGGTTCGCCGTACACGTCACCGCCGAGGAGTGCTTCGAGGCGGCCGCGCTGCCGTCCCACCCGCTCGGGCAGGTGCTGGCGAGCGCCGAGCCACGGCTGTCGTACGCGCAACGCGTACCGGTGGGGGTCGTCGGGGTGATCTCGCCCTTCAACGTGCCGCTGATCCTGGGGATCCGCGCGGTCGCGCCGGCGCTCGCGCTGGGCAACGCGGTTCTTCTCAAACCCGATCCGCGTACGGTCGTCACCGGCGGCATCACGATGGTCCGGATCTTCGAGGAGGCCGGCCTGCCGGCGGGCCTACTGCAGCTGCTGCCCGGCGGCGCGGACATCGGCACCGCGATGGTCGAGGACCCGCGGGTACGCGTCATCGCGTTCACCGGCTCCACCCGGGCCGGCCGCTCGGTCGGCGAGTCGGCCGGCCGCCACCTCAAGCGCGCCCACCTGGAGCTGGGCGGCAACTCGGCGTTCATCGTCCGCCCCGACGCCGACGTCGAGCCGGCGGTGAACCTCGCGACCTGGGGCAACTACCTGAACCAGGGCCAGATCTGCATGTCGATCGGCCGGCACATCGTGCACGAGTCGCTGTTCGACGAGTACGTCACCAAGCTCGCCGCCAAAGCCGAGTCGATGGTCGTCGGCAACCCGGCGACCGGCCAGGTGCACCTGGGCCCGGTCATCGACGCCACCCAGCGCGACCGCATCCACGCGTGGGTGCAGGAGGCGGTCGAGCAGGGCGCCGGGCTGGCAGCCGGAGGCACGTACGAGGACCTGTTCTACCGCCCGACCGTGCTCGCCAACCCGGACCGGGACGCCACGATCTTCCGCGAGGAGGTCTTCGGCCCGGTCGTGTCGGTCATCCCGTACGCCACCGACTCCGAAGCGGCGTCGCTGGCCGCCGACACGCCGTACGGCTTGTCGCTCGGCATCGTCACCGCGGACGCCCTCGCCGGCCTCGAGCTGGCCCAGCGCATCCCGACCGGCATCGTCCACATCAACGACCAGACAGTCAACGACGAGGCCACCGCCCCGTTCGGCGGCGTCCGCACCTCCGGCACCGGCTCCCGCCACGGCGGCGCCGAGGCAAGCATCGAGGCCTTCACCGAGACCCGCTGGATCACGCTTCGCCGCGAGCCGCCGCAGTACCCCCTCTGATCGCGGCCGGCCTTCGGGTCACGGCCCCGAGCTGATCGCTGCCGCGGAAGAGACCTTATCCGCCTGCCGCGTCGAGGACCTTCGCCCCTGGGCGTACGGGCCTGCGGCGACAAGCCTGGAAGCATGAGCGCAACGGTCCGGGCCTCGGTGCATTCCTGGGATGTCGTCACTGCCGCCGACGGCCCCGGCACCCGGTTCGTCACCTTCCTCGCCGGCTGCCCGCTGCGCTGCCTGTACTGCCACAACCCGGACACCTGGGCGGGCCGCACCGGCCGCCACATGACCGTCGACGAGCTGATCGCCAAGATGCTCACCTTCCAGGCGTTCATCCGGGCGGCCGGCGGCGGGGTGACGGTGTCCGGCGGCGAGCCGCTGCTGCAGAGCCACTTCGTCGAGGCGTACCTGCACCGCTGCAAGCAGGAGGGCATGCACACCGCCCTGGACACCTCGGGTTTGCTCGGCGCCCGCGCCACCGGCCCGCTGCTCGACGACACCGACCTGGTGCTGCTCGACGTGAAGAGCTCCGACCCGGAGAC is part of the Actinoplanes sp. NBC_00393 genome and harbors:
- a CDS encoding helix-turn-helix domain-containing protein, which translates into the protein MDRLTPQEVQVAQFVARGLTSAEVAAQLFLSRRTIDFHLRNVFAKLGITSRTELAHLIAERRVPGAEPGG
- a CDS encoding CPBP family intramembrane glutamic endopeptidase; this encodes MTVELAPPRRAWSDRRRITVYLLISYLVSWAAWPLTLLNPSSAPFLPYGPTIAALVLTAWAGRRGDLRDLLRRLVRWRVHPAWYATAFLLPVLLFGAAVLIAVALGVPADTGGGPFPWAALPTLFAVRTIFGGPLGEEPGWRGYLLPLLRRRHGALAASLLIGLSGRRSTCPRWCPGRPPASARSPSS
- a CDS encoding NAD-dependent epimerase/dehydratase family protein, coding for MSRLFVTGGTGALGVPAIAHLLRAGHRVVALATGAASAAKLRAVGAEPVAGPVFDPAAMAAAVRGADAILHLATRIAPPASARRRSAWYANDRLRRDGTRVLVDAALHTGVSTVVYPSFAPVYADGGSRWLSYGDPVAPTDILQSTLDAEREVDRFTAAGGRGVVLRMAGVYGRHSPATRDVLALAGKGFSGFAGPAGAYQPLVWDEDVAAALLAAVETRGLSGGYDVADDRPLTRAELAVALAEVAGRRSVRRPPTWLVRAATGRRMSFLLRSQRVSNRRFREATGWAPAIPDAATGLRSLRRSGERV
- the pflA gene encoding pyruvate formate-lyase-activating protein, giving the protein MSATVRASVHSWDVVTAADGPGTRFVTFLAGCPLRCLYCHNPDTWAGRTGRHMTVDELIAKMLTFQAFIRAAGGGVTVSGGEPLLQSHFVEAYLHRCKQEGMHTALDTSGLLGARATGPLLDDTDLVLLDVKSSDPETYRKVTGVALDPTIAFGDRLAARGTRMRIRFVLVPGLTDDPGNIAGVADLAVRWSDVVEQVDILRYHRLGVGKYRELGLRYLLPDAAPPTGEQLAAAARHFTDRGLRVTT
- a CDS encoding benzaldehyde dehydrogenase — encoded protein: MTAPQDKLLDPAAFTGRIHLDGQWVEGAGGTLDSIEPATGEVLATVGLAGPADVTRAAESAERAQQEWAALPHPQRAAVLRRAGQLWEQHAEEVIGWNVREVGSIPPFAGFAVHVTAEECFEAAALPSHPLGQVLASAEPRLSYAQRVPVGVVGVISPFNVPLILGIRAVAPALALGNAVLLKPDPRTVVTGGITMVRIFEEAGLPAGLLQLLPGGADIGTAMVEDPRVRVIAFTGSTRAGRSVGESAGRHLKRAHLELGGNSAFIVRPDADVEPAVNLATWGNYLNQGQICMSIGRHIVHESLFDEYVTKLAAKAESMVVGNPATGQVHLGPVIDATQRDRIHAWVQEAVEQGAGLAAGGTYEDLFYRPTVLANPDRDATIFREEVFGPVVSVIPYATDSEAASLAADTPYGLSLGIVTADALAGLELAQRIPTGIVHINDQTVNDEATAPFGGVRTSGTGSRHGGAEASIEAFTETRWITLRREPPQYPL
- a CDS encoding helix-turn-helix domain-containing protein, which gives rise to MTSTSRPLDRADRSGVLHPDNLRRYAATIHDAHASVAAVVDHFWTVAWHLPDGERIQQHVVTDPAVTLTVEAGNVPAELVVTGVHRRTWVREIAGWGSAFAIRLRPAGLAVVSDLTPDAIADRTLAVVPALDARLHTLMRAVADEPDVASRIARATALIRTLVAERPLTARQRLANDAVAALMRGEPLPPEPSARSVQRALRETIGQGPAWVRRWVRLQEVVRQFAVDGEAGAAGIAARLGYVDQSHLVNDFRAAVGMTPGEYLRSLAVSSSPAGSPADGRSSTTPA
- a CDS encoding DUF6157 family protein, whose protein sequence is MHSTNYVNTFIQVAEDSPASSATVPPQRATASVAELTFRMIAEAPYRYTSDDVVFTVWADRRAVPEGERAAAREQFFAKGQPCLRSSDLGKRYGWGIHSDAEGRIALVAVGSAEYARLAEGRAPDGTTVALTRAMRTSRRK